One window of Populus nigra chromosome 5, ddPopNigr1.1, whole genome shotgun sequence genomic DNA carries:
- the LOC133694920 gene encoding cuscuta receptor 1-like has product MMMKNMGAWMLLALLTLVGDWCGRCYGCLEEERIVPLEIKALTDPNSIYMGDWVEYSSNCCEWSGIECDNTTRRVIRLSLSGARDQSLGDWVLNASLFLPFKELQSLDLSRNGLVGCSENQGRLRSPIIKTEETEELDLSLNRFNNDKGILSCFNGLSALKSLDLSDNEVTGSGFQVLSSRWNLEELYLRSNKLNDNILSSLSGFSTLKTLDLSNNSFTGSTGLNGLRNLEILNLEETDFKESILIESLGALPSLKTLYASFSKFKHFGKGLCNSTSLEEVLLDYSSLPASFLRNIGPLSTLKVLSLTGTACLLLYVVQWSVMKMRQMWVWMLLMALAFVNDRSHCCLEEERISLLEIKAWFNHAGAAGSYDQLEVEDLDLNASLFLPFKELEILALSFNQLVGGLKNQGFQVLASGLKNLKELYLRDNKFNDNILSSLSGFSTLKSLDLSGNKFTKSTGFNGFQVLASGLRNLEELDLSDNKLNNSILSSLSVFSTLKSLDLSGNMFTGSTGLNGLRNLETLNLEYTDFKESVLIESLGALPSLKTLDASYSNFTHFGKGLSNSSSLEKVFFNYSSLPASFFRNIGHLSTLKVLSLKGVDFNSTLPAHGIFFNSSSLEELYLDRSSLPLNLLQNIGALSALKVLSVGYCDLNGTLAAQGWCELKNLEQLYLPGNNIKGVLPPCFGNLSFLQSLDLSYNQLEGNIAFSHLSHLTQLEFLSVSNNYFQVPISFGSFMNHSNLKFIACDNNELIAAPSFQPLVPKFQLRAFSASNCTPKPLKAGFPNFLQSQHDLVFVDLSHNKFVGEPFPSWLFENNRLLNRLYLRDTSFIGGPLQLPQHPTSNLQTVDMSGNNIHGQVARNICSIIPRLKNFVMANNSLIGCIPPCFGNMSSLGYLDLSNNHMSCELLGHNLPTSLWFLKLSNNSFNGQLPPSVFNMTNLDILLLDGNKFVEVPGTFSHELPLLWLDISNNLLSGMLPRGIGNSSTILRGIDLSRNQFEGTIPIEYFNSFGLEFLDLSENNLSGSLPLGFQALDLRYVNLYGNRLSGPLPYEFYNLSSLVTLDLGDNNLTGPIPNWIDSLSELSIFVLKSNQFNGKLPHQLCFLRKLSILDLSENNFSGLLPSCLSNLNQTASDEKTSVYTVEGSLDDTSWLEIFASLGGRGFSLYEKMLLPEISVGIAVELTTKKNFYTYEGGVLRSMSALDLSCNRFTGEIPTEWGNLSGIHSLNLSQNNLTGLIPSSFFNLKQIESLDLSHNNLNGRIPAQLVELTFLAVFNVSYNNLSGRTPEMKNQFGTFDESSYKGNPLLCGPPLQNSCDKTESPSARVPNDFNGDGGFIDTYSFYASFGVCYIIAVLTFAAVLCINPHWRRRWFYFIEECIDTCYCFLAINFRKLSRFRR; this is encoded by the exons atgatgatgaaaaatatgGGGGCTTGGATGTTGCTAGCATTATTGACTTTGGTTGGCGACTGGTGTGGTCGTTGTTATGGGTGTTTGGAGGAAGAGAGAATTGTTCCCTTAGAGATCAAAGCTTTGACCGACCCAAACAGCATTTACATGGGAGATTGGGTGGAGTACAGTAGTAATTGTTGTGAGTGGTCTGGGATCGAGTGTGATAACACTACAAGGCGAGTGATCCGACTCTCTCTTTCGGGTGCAAGAGATCAGAGTTTGGGGGATTGGGTTCTCAACGCGTCGTTGTTTCTGCCTTTTAAAGAACTGCAAAGTCTTGATTTGTCCCGTAATGGACTGGTTGGTTGCTCTGAGAATCAAGGTCG GCTTCGAAGTCCTATCATCAAAACTGAGGAAACTGAGGAACTTGACCTAAGTCTGAACCGATTTAATAATGATAAAGGCATTTTATCATGCTTCAATGGGCTTTCCGCTCTCAAGTCTTTGGACCTATCAGACAATGAGGTGACAGGATCAG GTTTTCAAGTGCTATCTTCACGGTGGAATTTGGAGGAACTTTATCTAAGAAGCAATAAATTGAACGACAACATTTTATCATCTCTCAGTGGATTTTCAACTCTCAAAACTCTAGATTTATCAAACAATAGCTTCACAGGATCAACTGGTCTCAACG GTTTAAGGAATTTAGAAATCTTGAATCTGGAAGAGACTGACTTCAAGGAAAGCATTTTGATAGAGTCATTGGGAGCGTTGCCATCCCTCAAGACCTTATATGCAAGTTTTAGTAAATTTAAACACTTTGGGAAAG GGTTGTGTAATTCGACTAGCCTTGAAGAAGTGCTCCTCGATTATTCTTCACTCCCAGCAAGCTTTCTTAGGAACATTGGACCCTTGTCTACTCTTAAAGTCCTATCATTGACAGGA ACAGCTTGCTTGCTTTTGTATGTGGTCCAGTGGAGCGTTATGAAGATGAGGCAAATGTGGGTGTGGATGCTGCTCATGGCACTGGCCTTCGTCAACGACCGGAGCCATTGTTGTTTGGAGGAAGAGAGAATTAGTCTCTTAGAGATAAAAGCTTGGTTCAATCATGCAGGTGCAGCTGGGTCCTATGATCAGCTAGAAG TCGAAGACTTGGATCTCAATGCGTCTTTGTTTCTGCCTTTCAAAGAATTGGAGATTCTCGCCTTAAGCTTCAACCAATTAGTTGGTGGCTTAAAGAACCAAG GTTTTCAAGTCCTAGCTTCAGGATTGAAGAATTTGAAGGAACTTTATCTAAGAGACAATAAATTTAACGACAACATTTTATCATCTCTCAGTGGATTTTCAACTCTCAAATCTCTAGATCTATCGGGCAATAAATTCACAAAATCAACTGGTTTCAATG GTTTTCAAGTGCTAGCTTCAGGGTTGAGGAATTTGGAGGAGCTTGATCTAAGTGATAATAAATTGAACAACAGCATTTTATCATCTCTCAGTGTTTTTTCAACTCTCAAATCTCTAGATCTATCAGGCAACATGTTTACAGGATCAACTGGTCTCAATG GTTTAAGGAATTTAGAAACCTTGAATCTGGAATACACTGACTTCAAGGAAAGCGTTTTGATAGAGTCATTGGGAGCGTTGCCATCCCTCAAGACCTTAGATGCCAGTTATAGTAATTTTACACACTTTGGGAAAG GGTTGTCGAATTCGTCTAGCCTTGAAAAAGTTTTCTTCAATTATTCTTCTCTCCCAGCAAGCTTTTTTAGGAACATTGGACACTTGTCTACTCTTAAAGTCCTATCCTTGAAAGGAGTTGACTTCAATAGCACCCTACCTGCCCATg gGATTTTCTTCAATTCGAGCTCTCTTGAAGAATTGTATCTAGATCGTTCTTCTCTCCCATTAAACCTTCTCCAGAACATTGGAGCATTGTCTGCTCTTAAAGTTTTGTCTGTTGGTTACTGTGACCTCAATGGCACCCTGGCCGCTCAAG GCTGGTGTGAACTGAAGAATCTTGAACAGCTATATCTCCCAGGAAACAATATAAAGGGCGTACTCCCTCCTTGTTTTGGAAATCTATCATTTCTACAATCCTTGGATTTATCCTACAACCAATTGGAGGGAAATATTGCCTTTAGTCACCTTTCCCATCTTACGCAGCTTGAATTCCTCTCAGTTTCAAATAACTACTTTCAAGTTCCAATATCATTTGGTTCATTTATGAACCACTCCAACCTCAAGTTCATTGCATGCGATAACAATGAGCTAATAGCTGCACCCAGTTTTCAGCCTTTAGTTCCAAAGTTCCAGCTTCGTGCTTTTAGTGCTTCAAACTGTACTCCAAAACCACTCAAAGCTGGATTTCCAAACTTCCTCCAGAGCCAACATGATTTGGTGTTTGTTGATCTATCCCACAACAAATTCGTTGGAGAACCTTTCCCATCTTGGCTGTTTGAGAATAATAGATTGTTAAATCGACTATATTTGAGAGACACCTCATTTATAGGTGGTCCTTTACAGCTGCCACAACATCCAACATCCAACCTTCAGACAGTAGATATGTCTGGCAACAACATACATGGTCAAGTTGCAAGAAACATATGTTCGATTATTCCACGTTTGAAGAACTTCGTGATGGCTAACAACAGCCTCATAGGTTGTATTCCTCCTTGTTTTGGGAATATGAGCTCTCTCGGATACTTGGATCTTTCCAACAATCACATGTCTTGTGAACTACTTGGGCATAATTTGCCAACCTCGTTGTGGTTTTTAAAGCTGTCCAACAACAGCTTTAATGGGCAATTACCACCATCTGTGTTCAACATGACTAACCTAGATATCCTCCTTCTAGATGGAAACAAATTTGTAGAAGTACCAGGTACTTTTTCTCATGAATTACCACTTTTGTGGTTGGATATCAGTAACAACCTTTTGTCAGGCATGCTTCCAAGGGGAATAGGGAACTCTTCAACAATCTTGCGTGGAATTGACTTATCCAGAAATCAGTTTGAAGGTACCATTCCAATAGAATATTTCAATTCTTTTGGGCTTGAATTTTTAGATCTTTCTGAAAACAATCTGTCTGGGTCATTACCGTTGGGCTTCCAAGCATTAGATTTACGCTATGTCAACCTATACGGAAATAGATTGAGCGGTCCACTGCCATATGAGTTTTATAATCTCTCTTCGTTGGTGACATTAGATCTCGGCGATAACAACTTAACTGGGCCCATTCCAAATTGGATTGATAGCCTTTCGGAATTGAGCATTTTTGTTCTCAAATCTAATCAATTCAATGGGAAACTTCCTCATCAGTTATGCTTCTTAAGGAAATTAAGCATATTGGATCtttcagaaaataatttttctggTCTGTTACCCTCATGTTTGAGCAATTTAAATCAGACGGCATCAGATGAAAAAACTTCGGTTTACACTGTTGAAGGGTCACTAGATGATACAAGCTGGTTAGAAATATTTGCATCCTTAGGGGGAAGAGGATTTTCTCTTTATGAAAAAATGTTGTTGCCAGAGATCAGTGTAGGAATAGCTGTGGAGcttacaacaaagaaaaatttctACACTTACGAAGGCGGTGTCCTTCGTTCCATGTCTGCTTTGGATCTTTCTTGTAACAGATTCACTGGAGAAATCCCGACAGAATGGGGAAACTTAAGTGGGATACATTCTCTAAATCTGTCACAAAATAATCTCACTGGATTGATCCCTTCATCCTTCTTCAATCTGAAGCAGATAGAGAGCTTGGATCTTTCTCACAACAATTTGAATGGGAGAATTCCTGCACAACTCGTTGAACTGACCTTTCTAGCTGTTTTCAACGTGTCGTACAATAATTTGTCAGGAAGAACACCGGagatgaaaaatcaatttggtACCTTTGATGAAAGCAGTTATAAAGGGAATCCTCTTCTTTGTGGACCTCCATTGCAAAACAGTTGCGACAAAACAGAATCACCATCAGCGAGAGTGCCTAACGATTTCAATGGAGATGGTGGCTTCATAGACACGTACAGTTTTTATGCCAGCTTTGGTGTGTGTTACATAATTGCGGTGTTGACATTTGCAGCAGTATTGTGCATAAATCCGCATTGGCGACGCAGGTGGTTTTACTTCATTGAAGAATGCATCGACACTTGCTACTGCTTTTTGGCTATAAACTTTCGCAAGTTGTCCAGATTCAGAAGGTGA